One part of the Deltaproteobacteria bacterium genome encodes these proteins:
- a CDS encoding rod shape-determining protein has protein sequence MPLCHHLAIDLGTTYSVAYLISNDSFLLEPTFVALKKQHHAPLAIGQEAKKMFGLTPKNIQVIQPLRDGVISDFDVCRSFLQVLIKKILNKKRGIIRNVLFCLPWGATDVEVRAYRKQLELFPFSRIFLIREPYAAALGAEIPFDNPPGNLLVDFGGGTTEITILALGGIVDCISLKIGGNIMDQAIKQEIELRHQFSIGLTTSESLKILHGSVAPVIEDYSIDIKGFHRFYRFPRQNQINSADIRMALEPATQKILQGIAMALESLSPELITDISNNGVTLVGGGALLRGWPERITKRFNLPVQIPPEPYYCVIRGMKKVLNNLKKYRPLLEE, from the coding sequence ATGCCCTTATGCCATCATTTAGCCATTGATTTGGGTACCACTTATTCGGTTGCCTATCTCATTTCCAATGACTCTTTTCTTCTTGAGCCCACCTTTGTCGCCTTGAAGAAACAACACCATGCCCCCCTGGCCATCGGTCAGGAAGCCAAAAAGATGTTCGGTCTGACCCCTAAAAACATCCAGGTCATTCAACCCTTGCGAGATGGCGTTATTTCCGATTTTGATGTTTGCAGGTCCTTCTTGCAGGTCCTGATCAAAAAAATCTTAAATAAAAAAAGGGGGATCATCCGCAATGTACTTTTCTGTCTCCCTTGGGGTGCCACTGATGTAGAGGTCCGGGCCTATCGAAAACAGCTCGAACTTTTCCCCTTTTCCCGGATTTTTCTGATCCGGGAACCCTATGCCGCGGCACTGGGGGCGGAAATCCCTTTTGACAACCCTCCGGGAAACCTTTTGGTGGATTTTGGCGGCGGAACCACGGAAATAACGATCCTGGCCCTTGGTGGAATTGTGGATTGCATTTCCCTGAAGATCGGTGGGAATATCATGGATCAAGCCATTAAACAGGAAATCGAATTGAGACACCAGTTTTCTATTGGACTGACCACCTCCGAATCCTTAAAGATCCTTCATGGAAGTGTGGCCCCGGTCATAGAAGACTATTCCATTGATATTAAAGGATTTCACCGGTTTTATCGTTTTCCGAGACAGAACCAGATCAATTCCGCCGATATCCGAATGGCCCTGGAGCCGGCGACCCAAAAAATCCTCCAGGGAATCGCTATGGCCCTGGAATCATTATCGCCTGAATTGATCACCGATATTTCAAATAACGGGGTCACCTTGGTAGGGGGCGGGGCCCTGCTCAGAGGATGGCCCGAAAGAATAACAAAACGATTTAACCTCCCGGTTCAAATCCCTCCGGAACCCTATTACTGTGTGATCAGGGGAATGAAAAAGGTCCTCAATAATTTAAAAAAATATCGACCCCTGCTGGAAGAATAA